In Alphaproteobacteria bacterium, one genomic interval encodes:
- a CDS encoding 4-hydroxybenzoate octaprenyltransferase: protein MLNFFDLRLIKSYFSGYVKLARWHKPTGALLLYLPCCWGLVLASASTHSTFLYAKFLIGSFLMRGAGCTINDIFDRQLDRKVERTQARPLASGAISVVAALIFLCIQLILGLCLLLSFGHTTIWLAVSIMPFVIIYPLTKRVTYFPQLFLGIVFNWGVLIAYLEVTGTLTLSAFLVYLIGILWTLLYDTIYAYQDMEDDRLAGIKSMTLIICDYQKIFFLAFLAMITILWVQLGNLKEAGLFYYTAVLILLGIIGSHLISLNTKDKNSCAHFFNQCIWYGVGFYFLCLWS, encoded by the coding sequence ATGCTAAATTTTTTTGATCTCCGGTTGATAAAATCTTATTTTTCAGGATATGTGAAATTGGCACGATGGCATAAACCAACCGGCGCTTTATTGTTATATTTACCCTGCTGCTGGGGGCTTGTATTGGCGTCAGCCTCAACCCATTCGACTTTTCTATATGCCAAGTTTCTGATCGGAAGCTTTCTCATGCGGGGCGCTGGGTGTACAATCAATGATATATTTGATCGTCAGCTTGATCGAAAAGTTGAGAGAACCCAGGCCAGACCCCTTGCTTCTGGTGCTATATCGGTGGTTGCTGCGCTTATATTTCTATGCATTCAGCTTATTTTGGGACTTTGTCTCTTATTATCATTTGGCCATACAACCATATGGCTGGCAGTATCGATCATGCCCTTTGTTATCATCTATCCACTGACCAAAAGAGTGACCTATTTTCCTCAATTATTTTTAGGTATTGTTTTCAACTGGGGTGTACTTATTGCGTATCTGGAGGTTACCGGTACACTTACTTTGTCTGCTTTCCTTGTCTATTTGATAGGAATCCTCTGGACACTTTTGTATGATACCATTTACGCCTATCAAGATATGGAAGACGATCGCCTGGCCGGGATAAAATCAATGACATTGATCATCTGTGATTATCAAAAAATTTTCTTTCTAGCTTTTCTTGCGATGATTACTATCCTTTGGGTGCAGCTAGGGAATTTAAAAGAGGCTGGTCTTTTTTATTACACAGCTGTTTTGATATTGCTGGGAATCATCGGTTCACATCTGATCTCCTTGAACACAAAAGATAAAAATAGTTGCGCGCATTTTTTCAATCAATGTATATGGTATGGGGTAGGTTTTTATTTTTTATGTTTATGGAGTTAA
- a CDS encoding 16S rRNA (uracil(1498)-N(3))-methyltransferase, whose product MSKHNNLPRLFLETPPHAGQKVTLCDDGSHYLTVVLRMKPGNNLRVFNAETGEFLAKIDGIDKKKCTLVVEEMIRPAKNDLPLTLIFCPLRKERMHFLIEKAIELGVTDLYPILTERTQYRSFNVERAQRHIIEATEQCERLSLARIHSLRSLPDLLKEWPINKTILLCKERTGSQPLAQTLINQFIQSPAFLVGPEGGLTTEEIMLLESYSFVQPVSLGLNILRSETAALSSLGFWQLYLKAQRVEST is encoded by the coding sequence ATGTCAAAGCACAACAACTTACCCAGACTTTTCCTAGAAACACCGCCTCATGCCGGACAAAAAGTCACATTATGTGACGATGGAAGTCACTATTTAACGGTTGTCCTTAGAATGAAGCCAGGAAATAACCTTCGCGTTTTCAATGCTGAAACGGGGGAGTTTTTGGCAAAAATTGATGGCATTGACAAGAAAAAATGCACGTTAGTCGTTGAAGAGATGATCCGACCTGCCAAAAATGATCTGCCCCTTACGCTGATTTTTTGCCCCCTTCGTAAAGAGCGCATGCATTTCCTGATCGAAAAGGCCATTGAACTTGGCGTGACAGATTTATATCCCATCCTAACAGAACGCACACAATATCGATCTTTCAATGTAGAACGCGCCCAAAGGCACATTATTGAGGCAACAGAACAGTGCGAACGCCTTTCACTTGCACGGATTCACTCATTACGTTCTCTGCCCGATTTATTGAAAGAGTGGCCTATCAACAAAACGATCCTCCTCTGCAAAGAACGTACCGGCTCACAGCCCCTTGCTCAAACTCTCATCAATCAATTCATTCAATCTCCTGCCTTTTTAGTTGGACCAGAAGGTGGGCTTACCACCGAAGAAATCATGCTTCTGGAAAGTTATTCTTTTGTGCAGCCGGTGTCTTTGGGGCTCAACATTCTACGCTCCGAGACGGCTGCTTTAAGCTCCTTGGGCTTTTGGCAGCTATATCTAAAAGCACAAAGAGTTGAATCAACGTGA
- the rpsU gene encoding 30S ribosomal protein S21, translating into MEISVRDNNIEQALRILKKKLQREGVFREMKLRRQYEKPSERKAREKSEAIRRLRKLARKRMR; encoded by the coding sequence GTGGAAATTTCAGTCCGTGACAATAACATAGAACAAGCTTTAAGAATTCTCAAAAAAAAGCTTCAGAGAGAAGGCGTTTTTCGTGAAATGAAGCTTCGTCGTCAATACGAAAAGCCATCCGAACGAAAAGCCCGTGAGAAGTCAGAGGCTATCCGCCGCCTACGTAAGCTTGCCAGAAAGCGCATGCGCTAG
- the rpmE gene encoding 50S ribosomal protein L31, producing the protein MKKDIHPRYHTVKVIMTDGEEYETRSTWGKEGDVIRLEIDPKTHPAWTGVHRLVDSGGQLAKFNKRFNVNFGS; encoded by the coding sequence ATGAAAAAAGATATTCACCCACGTTACCACACCGTTAAAGTTATTATGACCGATGGCGAAGAGTATGAAACGCGCTCTACTTGGGGTAAAGAAGGTGATGTGATTCGTCTGGAAATTGATCCCAAAACGCACCCTGCTTGGACAGGTGTTCACCGTCTGGTTGACTCTGGTGGTCAACTTGCCAAGTTTAACAAGCGTTTTAACGTCAACTTTGGTTCTTAG
- a CDS encoding DNA starvation/stationary phase protection protein translates to MTKATVESLKVGFSNTYALYLKTQNYHWNVKGPDFAQLHVFLEGQYQELAETVDDLAERIVTLGGKAPGSFREFQSLMTTNEAPEGSLSALEMIEDLLLSYATTISSLRDVLPHCSENTDAGTEDLISSVIGALEKKAWMLRAHLKQ, encoded by the coding sequence ATGACAAAAGCAACAGTTGAGTCGTTAAAAGTGGGTTTTTCAAATACCTATGCACTTTATCTAAAGACACAAAATTATCATTGGAATGTTAAAGGCCCTGATTTTGCCCAGCTACATGTTTTTCTTGAAGGCCAGTACCAAGAGTTAGCTGAAACGGTTGATGATTTAGCAGAGCGAATTGTGACTTTGGGTGGGAAAGCGCCGGGGAGTTTCAGAGAGTTTCAATCACTTATGACGACAAATGAAGCCCCAGAAGGGTCTTTGTCTGCTCTAGAAATGATTGAAGATTTGCTTCTAAGCTATGCAACCACCATCAGTTCTCTTCGAGATGTGCTCCCACATTGTTCAGAAAATACCGATGCAGGAACTGAGGATCTCATTAGTTCTGTCATTGGTGCCCTTGAGAAAAAGGCCTGGATGCTAAGGGCTCACTTAAAACAATAG
- a CDS encoding NAD synthetase, producing MSNITSYLYLVASVCFILSLRGLASPTSARRGNFLGMIGMTIAVGTTMVSQKVLSYDLIIAGLVLGAGIGVIIARSIAMTALPQLVAAFHSLVGLAAVMVAAAAFYNPEAFDIGPIGFIKTGALIEMGLGTAIGSLTFTGSIVAFLKLQGILSGKPLRFPGQHMMNALLLLSILIILGIFAAYQTTVAFWAIVFLSFALGFLLILPIGGADMPVIVSMLNSYSGWAACGIGFTLHNPLLIVTGALVGASGAILSYIMCKGMNRSIINVILGGFGSQTSSNVAGADEEERPVKAGSAEDAAFLMQNADSVIIVPGYGMAVAQAQHALKEMVSVLKEKGVRVRFAIHPVAGRMPGHMNVLLAEANIPYEDVLELDEINNDFSSTDVAFVIGANDVTNPAAKTDPESPIYGMPILDVMESKTVLFVKRSMSPGYAGVQNELFFKDNTMMLFGDAKKMCESIVKSIN from the coding sequence GTGTCAAACATAACATCCTATTTATACCTGGTTGCATCGGTTTGTTTTATCCTTTCCTTAAGAGGGCTTGCGTCGCCAACTTCTGCACGCAGGGGAAACTTCTTAGGCATGATCGGGATGACCATCGCTGTTGGTACAACGATGGTGAGCCAAAAAGTTTTAAGCTATGATCTTATTATTGCGGGCCTTGTGTTAGGTGCTGGGATAGGTGTCATCATTGCCCGATCTATTGCCATGACAGCTTTACCTCAACTTGTTGCTGCTTTTCACAGTCTTGTTGGCTTGGCAGCAGTCATGGTTGCAGCTGCTGCATTTTATAATCCAGAGGCCTTTGATATTGGCCCGATTGGTTTTATCAAAACGGGCGCTCTTATCGAAATGGGACTTGGAACAGCAATTGGATCTCTTACTTTCACAGGATCTATCGTTGCCTTCTTAAAACTCCAAGGCATTTTATCAGGCAAGCCTCTCCGGTTCCCTGGTCAACATATGATGAATGCTCTCTTATTGTTATCCATTCTCATCATTTTGGGTATTTTTGCTGCTTATCAAACAACAGTGGCCTTTTGGGCGATTGTCTTTCTTTCCTTTGCTCTTGGGTTCCTTCTTATTTTGCCCATCGGCGGCGCTGATATGCCAGTGATTGTTTCCATGCTGAACTCCTACTCAGGGTGGGCTGCATGCGGCATTGGGTTTACATTGCACAATCCCCTCCTTATTGTAACAGGGGCATTGGTTGGCGCCTCTGGCGCGATTTTGAGCTATATTATGTGCAAGGGAATGAATCGCTCTATTATTAATGTGATTTTGGGCGGATTTGGATCCCAGACTTCTTCAAATGTTGCGGGCGCCGATGAGGAAGAAAGGCCTGTTAAGGCTGGAAGTGCTGAAGATGCCGCATTCCTTATGCAAAACGCAGATTCTGTGATTATTGTGCCAGGCTATGGGATGGCAGTTGCCCAAGCTCAGCATGCTTTAAAAGAAATGGTATCTGTTCTAAAAGAAAAAGGGGTGAGAGTTCGATTTGCCATTCACCCTGTTGCAGGCCGTATGCCCGGGCATATGAATGTTTTGCTTGCTGAAGCAAATATTCCTTATGAAGATGTCCTTGAACTTGATGAAATTAACAATGATTTTTCTTCAACCGATGTTGCGTTTGTGATCGGAGCCAATGATGTAACAAACCCTGCAGCAAAGACGGACCCTGAAAGTCCTATTTACGGGATGCCAATTCTTGATGTAATGGAAAGTAAAACAGTTCTTTTTGTGAAAAGATCCATGTCACCTGGGTATGCAGGGGTTCAAAATGAACTATTTTTCAAAGATAATACAATGATGCTCTTTGGGGATGCTAAAAAGATGTGTGAGTCAATCGTTAAATCTATTAACTAG